Proteins encoded together in one Antennarius striatus isolate MH-2024 chromosome 13, ASM4005453v1, whole genome shotgun sequence window:
- the LOC137605854 gene encoding heterogeneous nuclear ribonucleoprotein A/B-like isoform X1, with the protein MADAETLFMETSDQNGDEDQNGAEQELMVGEDSQDNGTDGGKIDASKGEEDAGKMFVGGLSWDTSKKDLKDYFTKFGEVSDCTIKMDSNTGRSRGFGFVLFKDSSSVDKVLQQKEHRLDGRPIDPKRAMAMKKEPVKKIFVGGLNPDATEDAIREYFGTFGEIETIELPIDPKSKKRRGFIFITYKDEACVKKCLEKKYHNIEGGRCELKIAQPKEVYQQQQQQYGGRSGGGGYGGRGSRGRGGQGQSWNQGYGGNWNQGYGSQGGYGYGGYGGYSGYGGYDYASSYYGYGPGYDYNQGNANYGKTPRRGAHQANYKPY; encoded by the exons ATGGCAGACGCCGAGACTCTTTTCATGGAGACATCCGACCAGAATGGCGACGAGGACCAGAACGGGGCCGAGCAGGAGCTGATGGTGGGGGAGGACAGTCAGGACAACGGCACGGATGGAGGCAAGATTGATGCCAgcaaaggagaggaggatgctGG GAAGATGTTTGTGGGGGGTCTCAGCTGGGACACGAGTAAAAAAGACCTGAAGGACTACTTCACCAAATTTGGCGAGGTGTCGGACTGCACCATCAAGATGGATTCCAACACGGGCCGGTCCCGAGGCTTCGGCTTCGTCCTCTTCAAAGACTCGAGCAGCGTGGATAAG GTACTGCAGCAGAAGGAACACAGACTGGACGGACGCCCAATCGACCCCAAGAGGGCGATGGCGATGAAGAAGGAGCCCGTCAAGAAGATCTTCGTCGGGGGGCTGAACCCCGACGCCACAGAGGATGCCATCAGGGAATATTTCGGGACCTTCGGAGAG atCGAAACCATCGAGCTTCCCATCGACCCAAAgtcgaagaagaggaggggcttcatcttcatcacgtaCAAAGACGAAGCCTGCGTCAAGAAATGTCTGGAGAAGAAATACCACAACATCGAGGGCGGCCGG TGTGAGCTGAAGATCGCCCAGCCCAAGGAGGTgtaccagcagcagcagcagcagtatgGCGGccgcagcggcggcggcggctacGGCGGGCGGGGAAGCCGGGGGCGCGGCG GTCAGGGCCAGAGCTGGAACCAGGGCTACGGGGGCAACTGGAACCAGGGATACGGCAGCCAGGGCGGCTACGGATACGGAGGATACGGCGGCTACAGCGGATACGGCGGCTACGACTACGCCTCTAGTTACTATGGTTACGGCCCTGGCTACGATTACA ACCAGGGTAACGCCAACTACGGGAAGACCCCGAGACGGGGGGCCCACCAGGCCAACTACAAGCCCTACTGA
- the slc25a14 gene encoding brain mitochondrial carrier protein 1 isoform X1, with translation MWCRPRLQHCVDLCVAGLLLLLAGLQQAEAAAAAAEMASLNWKPFIYGGMASIVAEFGTFPIDLTKTRLQVQGQSQYTEVRYRGMFHALFRIGKEEGIRALYSGISPALLRQASYGTIKIGTYNSLKRLFVSRPEDETMVINVFCGVVSGVFSSSLANPTDVLKIRMQAQGSLLQGSMMSNFINIYQTEGTRGLWRGVIPTAQRAAIVVGVELPVYDITKKHLLRSGLMGDTILTHFISSFTCGLAGALASNPVDVVRTRMMNQRVLSGGPMYKGTLDGVMQTWRKEGFFALYKGFWPNWLRLGPWNIIFFITFEQLKKLPF, from the exons ATGTGGTGTCGCCCCAGGCTCCAGCACTGCGTGGACCTGTGTGTCGCCGGGTTGCTGCTGCTCCTGGCTGGGCTGCAGCAGGCGgaagccgccgccgccgccgcggagATGGCCAGCCTGAACTGGAAGCCGTTCATCTACGGAGGGATGGCCTCGATTGTCGCAGAATTCG GGACGTTCCCCATTGACCTGACCAAGACCCGGCTGCAGGTCCAGGGTCAGTCCCAGTACACGGAGGTGCGCTACCGGGGGATGTTCCACGCCCTGTTCCGGATTGGGAAGGAGGAGGGCATCCGGGCGCTCTACTCAGG gaTCTCTCCTGCGCTGCTCCGACAGGCGTCTTACGGGACGATCAAGATCGGGACCTACAACTCTCTGAAGAGGCTGTTTGTGAGTCGTCCAGAAG aTGAGACAATGGTCATCAACGTCTTCTGCGGCGTCGTGTCCGGCGTGTTCTCCTCCTCGCTGGCGAACCCCACCGATGTCCTCAAG aTCCGGATGCAGGCGCAGGGGAGTCTCCTGCAGGGCAGCATGATGTCCAACTTCATCAACATCTACCAGACGGAGGGCACCAGAGGGCTGTGGAGG GGGGTCATCCCCACGGCGCAGCGCGCCGCCATCGTGGTTGGGGTGGAGCTTCCTGTCTATGACATCACCAAGAAGCACCTCCTGCGCTCGGGGCTGATGGGAGACACCATCCTGACTCACTTCAT CTCCAGCTTCACGTGCGGCCTGGCGGGGGCGCTGGCGTCCAACCCGGTGGACGTGGTGCGAACCCGCATGATGAACCAGCGCGTCCTGTCGGGGGGGCCCATGTACAAGGGGACGCTGGACGGCGTGATGCAGACGTGGAGGAAGGAGGGCTTCTTCGCCCTCTACAAGGGCTTCTGGCCCAACTGGCTGCGACTCGGCCCCTGGAACATCATC TTCTTCATCACCTTCGAGCAGCTGAAGAAGCTCCCGTTTTAA
- the LOC137605854 gene encoding heterogeneous nuclear ribonucleoprotein A/B-like isoform X2 — MFVGGLSWDTSKKDLKDYFTKFGEVSDCTIKMDSNTGRSRGFGFVLFKDSSSVDKVLQQKEHRLDGRPIDPKRAMAMKKEPVKKIFVGGLNPDATEDAIREYFGTFGEIETIELPIDPKSKKRRGFIFITYKDEACVKKCLEKKYHNIEGGRCELKIAQPKEVYQQQQQQYGGRSGGGGYGGRGSRGRGGQGQSWNQGYGGNWNQGYGSQGGYGYGGYGGYSGYGGYDYASSYYGYGPGYDYNQGNANYGKTPRRGAHQANYKPY, encoded by the exons ATGTTTGTGGGGGGTCTCAGCTGGGACACGAGTAAAAAAGACCTGAAGGACTACTTCACCAAATTTGGCGAGGTGTCGGACTGCACCATCAAGATGGATTCCAACACGGGCCGGTCCCGAGGCTTCGGCTTCGTCCTCTTCAAAGACTCGAGCAGCGTGGATAAG GTACTGCAGCAGAAGGAACACAGACTGGACGGACGCCCAATCGACCCCAAGAGGGCGATGGCGATGAAGAAGGAGCCCGTCAAGAAGATCTTCGTCGGGGGGCTGAACCCCGACGCCACAGAGGATGCCATCAGGGAATATTTCGGGACCTTCGGAGAG atCGAAACCATCGAGCTTCCCATCGACCCAAAgtcgaagaagaggaggggcttcatcttcatcacgtaCAAAGACGAAGCCTGCGTCAAGAAATGTCTGGAGAAGAAATACCACAACATCGAGGGCGGCCGG TGTGAGCTGAAGATCGCCCAGCCCAAGGAGGTgtaccagcagcagcagcagcagtatgGCGGccgcagcggcggcggcggctacGGCGGGCGGGGAAGCCGGGGGCGCGGCG GTCAGGGCCAGAGCTGGAACCAGGGCTACGGGGGCAACTGGAACCAGGGATACGGCAGCCAGGGCGGCTACGGATACGGAGGATACGGCGGCTACAGCGGATACGGCGGCTACGACTACGCCTCTAGTTACTATGGTTACGGCCCTGGCTACGATTACA ACCAGGGTAACGCCAACTACGGGAAGACCCCGAGACGGGGGGCCCACCAGGCCAACTACAAGCCCTACTGA
- the btg4 gene encoding protein BTG4, which produces MKEEIAAAVFFVARLVKRYGCLDNEGRDRFAAALTSVLFESYKNHWHPNAPSKGQAYRCLRMNRVRLQDPVLQQACERSSVQYEDLGLPQELTLWVDPGDVSCRYGEHSSPFCVSAVGGCRRGDGEFSRRIHDAVERASLDIPSGSSSDEDEEGGSHNSSISSTLSMLCPSQAPPPNPEPKTIPTVSNPNSVYRFSEFSPGAPQTWLREKRKAFGGDSFPPHVPPAAGPPPQFTVQKGFKSYRPSFTFAGPRVDKYHWVSKSRS; this is translated from the exons ATGAAGGAGGAGATCGCCGCCGCTGTGTTTTTCGTGGCCCGGTTGGTGAAGAGGTATGGCTGCCTGGACAACGAGGGTCGGGACCGCTTCGCCGCCGCGCTCACCTCCGTCCTGTTCGAGAGCTACAAAAACCACTGGCACCCGAACGCACCATCCAAAGGGCAGGCCTACAG GTGTCTCCGTATGAACCGCGTGCGGCTCCAGGACCCGGTTCTCCAGCAGGCCTGTGAACGCAGCTCGGTCCAGTACGAGGACCTGGGGCTCCCCCAGGAGCTGACGCTGTGGGTGGACCCGGGGGACGTGTCCTGCAG GTACGGCGAACACAGCAGCCCGTTCTGCGTCTCGGCGGTGGGCGGCTGTCGCCGTGGAGATGGGGAGTTTTCCCGCCGCATCCACGACGCCGTGGAGCGCGCCAGCCTCGACATCCCATCGGGAAGCTCTtcggatgaggatgaggagggcgGGAGCCACAACAGCTCCATTAGCTCCACCCTCTCCATGCTCTGCCCCagtcaggccccgccccccaaccCGGAACCCAAAACCATCCCGACCGTCAGCAACCCCAACAGCGTCTACCGG TTCAGCGAGTTTTCTCCCGGCGCTCCTCAGACCTGgctgagggagaagaggaaggcCTTCGGCGGGGATTCGTTCCCGCCTCACGTCCCCCCTGCTGCAGGCCCGCCCCCCCAGTTCACCGTCCAGAAAGGGTTCAAGTCCTACCGACCCTCGTTCACCTTCGCCGGGCCACGCGTCGACAAATATCACTGGGTCAGCAAGTCCAGATCCTAG
- the slc25a14 gene encoding brain mitochondrial carrier protein 1 isoform X2, producing MASLNWKPFIYGGMASIVAEFGTFPIDLTKTRLQVQGQSQYTEVRYRGMFHALFRIGKEEGIRALYSGISPALLRQASYGTIKIGTYNSLKRLFVSRPEDETMVINVFCGVVSGVFSSSLANPTDVLKIRMQAQGSLLQGSMMSNFINIYQTEGTRGLWRGVIPTAQRAAIVVGVELPVYDITKKHLLRSGLMGDTILTHFISSFTCGLAGALASNPVDVVRTRMMNQRVLSGGPMYKGTLDGVMQTWRKEGFFALYKGFWPNWLRLGPWNIIFFITFEQLKKLPF from the exons ATGGCCAGCCTGAACTGGAAGCCGTTCATCTACGGAGGGATGGCCTCGATTGTCGCAGAATTCG GGACGTTCCCCATTGACCTGACCAAGACCCGGCTGCAGGTCCAGGGTCAGTCCCAGTACACGGAGGTGCGCTACCGGGGGATGTTCCACGCCCTGTTCCGGATTGGGAAGGAGGAGGGCATCCGGGCGCTCTACTCAGG gaTCTCTCCTGCGCTGCTCCGACAGGCGTCTTACGGGACGATCAAGATCGGGACCTACAACTCTCTGAAGAGGCTGTTTGTGAGTCGTCCAGAAG aTGAGACAATGGTCATCAACGTCTTCTGCGGCGTCGTGTCCGGCGTGTTCTCCTCCTCGCTGGCGAACCCCACCGATGTCCTCAAG aTCCGGATGCAGGCGCAGGGGAGTCTCCTGCAGGGCAGCATGATGTCCAACTTCATCAACATCTACCAGACGGAGGGCACCAGAGGGCTGTGGAGG GGGGTCATCCCCACGGCGCAGCGCGCCGCCATCGTGGTTGGGGTGGAGCTTCCTGTCTATGACATCACCAAGAAGCACCTCCTGCGCTCGGGGCTGATGGGAGACACCATCCTGACTCACTTCAT CTCCAGCTTCACGTGCGGCCTGGCGGGGGCGCTGGCGTCCAACCCGGTGGACGTGGTGCGAACCCGCATGATGAACCAGCGCGTCCTGTCGGGGGGGCCCATGTACAAGGGGACGCTGGACGGCGTGATGCAGACGTGGAGGAAGGAGGGCTTCTTCGCCCTCTACAAGGGCTTCTGGCCCAACTGGCTGCGACTCGGCCCCTGGAACATCATC TTCTTCATCACCTTCGAGCAGCTGAAGAAGCTCCCGTTTTAA